A region of Lates calcarifer isolate ASB-BC8 unplaced genomic scaffold, TLL_Latcal_v3 _unitig_749_quiver_986, whole genome shotgun sequence DNA encodes the following proteins:
- the LOC127142155 gene encoding trace amine-associated receptor 13c-like, whose translation MREVKQLYDSALCSSLKMEVEDGAELCFPLLLNTSCRKPTSLWSAAVLLHIVLSFISVLTVAFNLLVIISISHFRQLHTPTNILLLSLAVADFLVGLLVTPREILTNTTCWFLGDLMCSLYNYVTVVITCASIGDMVLISADRYVAICDPLHYTTRVTGRRVKLCVCLCWLCSVFYSSFFVKDDLTQPDKHSSCYGECAFFIDHVVGTIDIVLTFIFPVTIIIILYMSVFVVAVSQARAMRSHITAVTLQRSASLTTKKSELKAARTLGVLVVVFLICFCPYYGVSLAGDKLFSTSSSSIVFFLFYFNSCVNPVIYALFYPWFRKAVKLIVTLQILQPGSCEANIL comes from the exons ATGAGAGAGGTGAAGCAGTTATATGActcagctctctgcagctctctgaagaTGGAGGTTGAGGACGGAGCAGAGCTCTGCTTTCCACTACTCCTCAACACCTCCTGCAGGAAGCCCACATCTCTTTGGTCTGCAGCTGTGCTCCTTCACATTGTGCTGTCCTTCATCTCTGTGCTCACTGTAGCTTTCAACCTGCTCGTCATCATCTCAATCTCCCACTTCAG gcAGCTCCACACACCCActaacatcctcctcctctctctggctgtcgCAGACTTTCTTGTGGGCCTCCTGGTGACACCAAGAGAAATCTTAACAAACACAACCTGTTGGTTTCTTGGTGATCTGATGTGTTCTCTGTATAATTATGTGACTGTCGTTATTACCTGTGCTTCAATAGGAGACATGGTGCTCATATCAGCTGACCGTTATGTGGCTATTTGTGACCCTCTGCATTACACCACCAGAGTCACTGGCAGAAGAGTtaaactctgtgtttgtctgtgttggctctgttctgttttctacaGCAGTTTCTTTGTAAAGGACGACCTGACTCAACCAGACAAACATAGTTCCTGTTATGGAGAATGTGCATTTTTCATTGATCATGTTGTTGGAACTATTGACATTGTCTTGACCTTCATTTTTCCAGTTACCATCATCATAATTCTGTACATGAGCGtatttgtggtggctgtgtctcag gctcgtgccatgcgctctcaCATTACAGCTGTCACTCTCCAGCGTTCAGCTTCTCtaacaacaaagaaatctgagctgaaagcagccaggactcttggtgttCTTGTAGTTGTGTTTCTAATATGTTTCTGTCCATATTACGGTGTTTCTCTTGCAGGGGACAAATTGTTCAGCACCTCATCTTCATCTATTGTGTTCTTTCTCTTCTATTTTAACTCCTGTGTAAACCCTGTGATCTATGCCTTGTTTTACCCCTGGTTCAGGAAAGCTGTTAAACTCATTGTCACTCTTCAGATACTGCAGCCTGGCTCCTGTGAGGCCAACATACTGTAG